In Acidimicrobiales bacterium, the genomic window CAGCGGGCAACCCGACTCGGCCACCATGCGCCGCATGGTGGCGAACTCGGCGTCGAGATCGCTGAAGTCGGACACCACCTGGAGCACGCCCGCACCGCCGATCGCCGACGCGATCCCGACGAGCTCCTCCACCGAGGCCGTGAGCGTCGGCGTGGGCTCGCCTCGACTCGTGCGGTGGTTGGTGGTGCGCGACGTGGTGAAGCCGAGGGCTCCGGCAGCTACGCCCTCGCGTGCGATGCGGCCCATCTCGGCGATCTCGTCGGGCTCGGCCACTTCGCGGCGGGCGCCGCGCTCGCCCATGACGTAGAGGCGGACAGCGCCGTGCGGCACCTGCGCGGCCACGTCGATGTCGAAGGAGCGGGCATCGAGGTGGTCGAGGTACTCGGGGAAGCTCGTCCACGCCCACGGGATCCCTTCGTGCAGCGCCGTGCCGGGGATGTCCTCCACGCCCTCCATCAGCTCGATGAGGCGGTCGCGGTCGTCGGGCCGGCACGGGGCGAAGCCCACGCCGCAGTTGCCCATCACCACCGTGGTCACGCCGTGCCAGGCCGACGGGACCATCCGCTCGTCCCACGTCGCTTGGCCGTCGTAGTGGGAGTGGATGTCGACGAAGCCCGGGGTCACGATGGCGCCACCGGCCTCGATCACCCGCCGCGCGCCGCCCTCCACCCGACCCACTGCGGTGATCCGATCTCCCGTGACCGCCACGTCGCCGGCCACCGGCGGCGCCCCGGTGCCGTCCACGATCGTGCCCCCGCTGATGATCAGGTCGTGCTCGGCCACGGCTCTCCCTCCGCCTCGGATTGGGTCAGCGCCCGCCGGTGCCGGCGTCGACGCTGTCGTCGATGGGCACCAGGGTGTCCTCGCCGGTCTCGTCGTCCTCCATCAGCACCCAGCCACACATCTCGGCGAGGATGGCCTCGCCGGAGCCGGGTCCGCTGGCGATGAGCTCGTCCTCCGGTCGGAGGACCTCCCGCCCCCCCGGTCGGTAGACGTAGCGACCGCCTCGGCGGATGGCCAGGATGTGGAAGCCGGGGTCGATGTCGAGTCGCAGGTCGGCGAGGCTGGAGCCGTCGACCCGGGATCCCTCGCCCACGGGGATCCGCATGACGACCTCGTCGGCGTCACCGAGGGCGATGGAGACGATGGGATGGACCTCCTCGCGTCGCTCGATGAGCCAGACCATCTGCTGGGCGGCGTCGCCGAGGTCCTCGGCCGACTGGGCCAGGTGGAGCAGGCCTCGGAGGGGCGACGGATCGAGGAACTCAGCCGACGAGCGCAGCACCCAGATCTCGAGGCGCTCCTTCATCTCGTCGAGGCGGTCCTCGAGGTGGTTCACCTCGGCGGCGAGGCCGACGTCGCGGTGCACCAGGGCGGACCAGGCAAGGCCCACGCAGGTCGTGGAGATGTTCTTCATCTCCACCAGCACGTCGACGGCGCGGTCGAGGTCGGTGGTGACGACCTCCTCGGGCGGCGCAGGCGGGTCCCAGTCGGGAGCGCCGGCCAGCTGGCGCAGGCGCGGGATGCCTGCCGGCGAGCCGTGGAGGAACAGCACGTCGCCCGGCAGCAGGACCTCCTCGCCGCCGACGTCGGTGATCCAGTCGCGCTCGCGGTGGATGGCCACCACCCGCATGCCGGCCACCACCGGCAGCTCGAAGTCGCACAGCAGCCGGTGGGCGAAGTGCGAGCCCTCACGCAGCAGCACCCGGTGGGCGACCTCCTCGGCCCCCGACAGGTCGGCCACCAGCTCGCGGGGGATGCCGAGGCGGTGGGTCACGATGCGGGAGATGTCGACCGC contains:
- a CDS encoding TrkA C-terminal domain-containing protein codes for the protein MDDRPRNLRTMLSESKDTFELMLDLAYASVYFGDLEMAEEVDELEDRLTVLVHEMRAVCVIAARGPREADAMASVLQIISSIERMGNAAVDISRIVTHRLGIPRELVADLSGAEEVAHRVLLREGSHFAHRLLCDFELPVVAGMRVVAIHRERDWITDVGGEEVLLPGDVLFLHGSPAGIPRLRQLAGAPDWDPPAPPEEVVTTDLDRAVDVLVEMKNISTTCVGLAWSALVHRDVGLAAEVNHLEDRLDEMKERLEIWVLRSSAEFLDPSPLRGLLHLAQSAEDLGDAAQQMVWLIERREEVHPIVSIALGDADEVVMRIPVGEGSRVDGSSLADLRLDIDPGFHILAIRRGGRYVYRPGGREVLRPEDELIASGPGSGEAILAEMCGWVLMEDDETGEDTLVPIDDSVDAGTGGR